In Oncorhynchus tshawytscha isolate Ot180627B linkage group LG23, Otsh_v2.0, whole genome shotgun sequence, the following proteins share a genomic window:
- the LOC112241292 gene encoding persulfide dioxygenase ETHE1, mitochondrial, with translation MCSVVNRLKAALAYTLWLQTTGYSRKVPAHIGLGLRTSKQPLETVIIRPYCSRMELGKGPFFRQLFESVSSTYTYLLADTESREAVLIDPVLETVGRDLKLVEELGFNLKVAVNTHCHADHITGTGQLKNRLFGMKSAISKHSGASADIMLSEGDKISFGKHYLTVRETPGHTDGCVTLVTGDQSMAFTGDTLLIRGCGRTDFQQGCSRRLYESVHRKIFTLPPQCLVFPAHDYKGQTASTVGEERRFNPRLTKTVEEFVDIMTNLNLPKPAKIDIAVPANLVCGLHEV, from the exons ATGTGTTCAGTTGTAAACCGACTGAAAGCTGCGCTGGCCTATACGCTGTGGCTCCAAACAACCGGGTACTCGCGTAAAGTTCCAGCCCACATCGGCCTGGGCTTACGCACCAGCAAGCAGCCTCTGGAAACGGTCATCATACGACCTTACTGCTCCAGGATGGAGTTGGGAAAAGGACCTTTCTTCAGGCAG CTGTTTGAGTCGGTGAGCAGCACCTACACTTATCTGCTGGCTGATACAGAGAGCAGGGAGGCGGTCCTCATTGATCCAGTACTGGAGACAGTGGGCAGGGATCTGAAACTCGTAGAGGAACTGGGTTTCAACCTGAAAGTGGCAG TGAACACTCACTGCCATGCAGACCACATCACAGGCACGGGACAGCTGAAGAACAGGCTGTTTGGGATGAAGAGTGCCATCTCCAAGCACAGCGGGGCCAGTGCAGACATCATGCTATCAGAGGGAGATAAGATCAGCTTTGGCAAACAT TATCTGACGGTGAGGGAGACTCCAGGACATACAGACGGCTGTGTGACGTTGGTGACAGGGGACCAGAGCATGGCTTTCACTGGGGACACACTACTAATCAGGGGCTGTGGAAGGACAGACTTCCAGCAGG GCTGCTCTAGGAGGCTCTATGAATCAGTCCACCGGAAGATTTTCACATTACCTCCTCAGTGCCTCGTCTTCCCTGCACATGACTACAAAG GTCAGACGGCCTCCACCGTGGGCGAGGAGAGGAGGTTTAACCCCCGCCTGACCAAGACCGTGGAAGAGTTTGTGGACATCATGACCAACCTGAACCTCCCCAAGCCTGCTAAGATCG ATATTGCGGTGCCTGCAAACCTGGTGTGTGGACTCCATGAGGTTTGA